From the Bos taurus isolate L1 Dominette 01449 registration number 42190680 breed Hereford chromosome 22, ARS-UCD2.0, whole genome shotgun sequence genome, one window contains:
- the LOC101907965 gene encoding 26S proteasome complex subunit SEM1 — MSEKKQPVDLGLLEEDDEFEEFPAEDWAGLDEDEDAHVWEDNWDDDNVEDDFSNQLRAELEKHGYKMETS, encoded by the coding sequence ATGTCAGAGAAAAAACAGCCGGTAGACTtgggtctcctggaggaggacgaCGAGTTCGAGGAGTTCCCTGCGGAAGACTGGGCTGGTTTAGATGAAGATGAAGATGCACATGTCTGGGAGGATAATTGGGATGATGACAACGTAGAGGATGACTTCTCCAATCAGTTAAGAGCTGAACTAGAGAAACATGGGTATAAGATGGAGACTTCATAG